In Aspergillus luchuensis IFO 4308 DNA, chromosome 1, nearly complete sequence, the following are encoded in one genomic region:
- a CDS encoding 60S ribosomal protein eL21 (COG:J;~EggNog:ENOG410PHM8;~InterPro:IPR036948,IPR018259,IPR008991,IPR001147;~PFAM:PF01157;~go_component: GO:0005840 - ribosome [Evidence IEA];~go_function: GO:0003735 - structural constituent of ribosome [Evidence IEA];~go_process: GO:0006412 - translation [Evidence IEA]), protein MGHSHGLRAGTRYAFSRNFKENGQIRLSTYLKTYRVGDIVDIKVNGAVQKGMPYKVYNGKTGVVYNVTKSSVGVLLYKVVRNRYLEKRINVRIEHVKHSRSREDFIKRVKENAQKKRQAKEQGVHLHLKRQPVMPREAHLVEGTAAETITPIPYDTHI, encoded by the exons ATGGGTCACTCGCACGGTTTGAGAGCCGGTACTCGG TATGCCTTCAGCCGTAACTTCAAGGAGAACGGCCAGATTCGCCTGTCGACCTACCTGAAGACCTACCG GGTTGGCGACATTGTCGATATCAAGGTCAACGGTGCCGTTCAGAAGGG TATGCCCTACAAGGTCTACAACGGTAAGACCGGTGTCGTCTACAACGTGACCAAGTCCTCCGTCGGTGTCCTCCTCTACAAGGTCGTCCGCAACCGCTACCTCGAGAAGCGCATCAACGTCCGCATCGAGCACGTCAAGCACTCCCGCTCCCGTGAGGACTTCATCAAGCGTGTCAAGGAGAACGCCCAGAAGAAGCGCCAGGCCAAGGAGCAGGGtgtccacctccacctgAAGCGTCAGCCCGTCATGCCCCGTGAGGCTCACCTCGTCGAGGGTACCGCTGCCGAGACcatcacccccatcccctaCGACACCCACATCTAA